Sequence from the Candidatus Binatia bacterium genome:
CCGGTGCGGGCGCGCAAGGCGATCCGCGTCGGCACGAAGAACGCGGAGAAGATCGTCGCGAACATCGCAGCGAGCCGGCAGCGCAGTCTCGACCGCGTCATCGTCGCGCTCGGCATCCGCCACGTCGGCGAGACCGCTGCGCGCGTGCTGGCGCGCCGCTTCGGTTCTCTCGACGCACTGGCGGCGGCAACCGGCGAAGAGCTGACCGACGTCAACGGAGTCGGCGGCGAGATGGCGTCCTCGATCCGGCTCTTCTTCGACGATCCCGCCAACCGCCGGATGATCGACGAGCTCGGCAGCGTCGGCGTGCAGCCCACCGTCGCCGAAGCTACGACGAGCGGCCCGCTGGCGGGCAAGTCGGTGGTGCTGACCGGATCGATCTCGATTCCCCGCAGCCGCGCGAAAGACCTGATCCAGGCCGCCGGCGGCAACGTCGCATCGTCGATCAGCGCGAAAGTGGATTACCTCGTCGCCGGTGCCGATCCCGGCAGCAAGCTCACGAAGGCCGAAAAGCTCGGCGTCGCCGTCATTGACGAGGGCGAGCTGATGAAGCTGCTCGGACGCACGTGAAGGGCGGCCAGCTTCTGCGGCTGCGCCTCGTCATCAGCGGCCGCGTCCAGGGGGTATGGTTCCGCGAGGCGACGCGGCAGCAGGCCGAGCGCCTCGGCGTGCGCGGCTGGGTCCGCAACTGCGCCGATGGTAGCGTCGAGGCCGTTCTGGAAGGCGAATCGGCGGCCGTTCGCGAGCTGGAGAAGTGGTGCCACGAGGGCCCTTCGGCGGCGCGGGTGCTCGAAGTGCAATCGAACGCGGAGCCGGTCGCGTCCGAGAAGAGTTTCCGCGTGCTGCACTGATCGCAGCGCGCAGGTTCGTACAGCGGGTTCCTACAGCGCTTCGTGCAGCGCTTCATACAGGAGGATCGACATGCCCACGCAGACCACCGTCCAGACCGTCACCGGCCCCGTCGCCGTCTCCGATCTCGGCCCTACCCTGATGCACGAGCACATGATCATCGGCTATCCGGGCTGGGAGTCCGACACCGTGCGTCCCGGCCCGCGCCGCGACAACATGATCGCGATGTGCAAGGACCGCATCGACGAGATGCGCGGCCACGGCGTCACGACGATGCTCGATCCCTGCCCCAACGACCTCGGGCGCGACGTCGAGTTTGCCGCGGAGATGGCAGCGCGAACCGGATTCCAGGTCATCTGCGCGACCGGGCTGTACAAGGAAGACGAAGGCGGCGCACCGTACTGGAAATTCCGCGGAAACTTCGGCTCCGGGGCCGATGCGATGGCCGAAGTCTTCATCCGCGAGCTGACCGTCGGCATCGGCGACACCGGCATCAAGGCCGGCATCATCAAGGTCGCCACCGGCCAGCCGGCCATCAGCGATTACGAGCGCAACATCCTCGTCGCCGCAGCGAAGGCGTCGGTGGAAACAGGCGCGCCGATCACCACGCACACCGACCACGGCGTGCTCGGCAACGAGCAGCAGAAAATCCTGACCGAAAACGGCGTGCCGGCCCACCGCATCATCATCGGCCATTCCTGCGGCACCGACGACCACGACTACCACATGAACATCGTCCGCGGCGGCTCCTACCTCGGGTTCGACCGTTTCGGCCTCGAGGTCCTGCAGCCGGACGCCAAACGCGTCGCTTCGCTGCTGGCGCTGTTGAAAAAGGGCGCCGCTTCGCGCGTCGTCGTCTCGCACGATTCGGTGTGGTGCTGGCGCGGCGAGCCGATCCCGAACACCGAAATGTTCGCCGAGATGCTCGCCGTGTGGACGCCGTCGCACTTCTTCACCGGCATCGTACCGAAGCTGATCGAAGGCGGTGCGACCAGGGAGCAGATCGAGACGATGCTCGTGGCCAATCCGCGGCGCTTTTTCGCCGGCGATCCGCTGCCGGCGCTGGCCTGACAGGCAGCGCGGGCGTGCGGCGCGCCAGTGCCGCGCGAACGTGCGGTAGGAAAGGGTGGCGCAAAACTGCGGTGGACGCTTGAGCAGGTCGAACTGGTTCGTCGCCCTTCCGGTCGAGGCCGGCGGGTGGTGGTCCCGGGTGCCGCCTGCGCCGCCGTCCGTTCGCCTGTTCGATCCATCCGACCTTCACGTGACGGTCGCCTTTCTCGGCCCGGTCTCCGAGGACGCCGCGCACGCGGCATTCGAGGTGGCAGCGCAGTGGCCGGCGGCGGCGCTCGACGTCGTGCTCGGCCCGCTGCGCGCGATGGGCAATCCCCGCCGCGCGAGCGCGTTCAGCAGCATCGTCGCGGATCCGCAGCGGGTGCTCGCCGGAGCCATCACCGCGGTGCGCGGTCGCATGTGCGAGCTTGCCGGCGCGCGCAGCGACGACAGGCCGCCGCTGCCGCACGTGACGATCGCCAGACCGGGACGCCGCGCCGATCGCGCCGCGAGGGACGAGGCGCGGCAATGGCTGGCCGGCGTCGACCTCGGTGCCCCGTGCGTGCGCCTGGAAAGAATTGCGCTCTACACGTGGAGCGAGGACCGCAGCGTGCGGCAGTTCCGTACGGTCGGCAGCATCGAGCTCGGCGATTCGCCGGGTTGAGGCGCGCGGACCTGAACGTTGCTGCGGGCGGCTCGCGGCTCCCCGCAGTTCAGGTGGCCGACGCCAGCTTGCGAAGCGCTTCGTAGACTTCGCGCCGGTGCGCGCCGCGCGGCTTGAGCTCGGCGGCGATCTCGCGCGCGGGAACCCCGCGCGCCGAAAGCGCAGCGACTTCGCGCTCGAGCGCCTGCCCCGTCAGCGATTCGGCTTCGCCTTCGAGGTGCACCGCGACGACGAATTCGCCGCGCGGCTCCTTGGCGGCAAAGTGCGCGGCAACCTGCGACGCGCTGCCTCGCACCACTTCCTCGTGCATCTTCGTCAGCTCGCGCCCCGCTGCAACCGGCGGATCGCCGAGCGCCTCGGCAACCTCCCCCAGGAATTCGACGATGCGGTGCGGAGACTCGTAGAACACGACTGTCGTCGCCTCGGCGCGCAGGCTTTCGAGCAGACGACGTCGCGCGGCAGCGCGCGGCGGGGGAAATCCCTCGAAGCGGAATCGGTCGGTGGGAAGCCCGCTGATCGACAACAGCGCGACGACGGCCGACGGCCCCGGCACGGAGACGATCTCGATTCCCGCTTCGGCAGCAGCGTGCACCAGGCGATAACCCGGATCCGAGATCGTCGGCGTGCCCGCATCCGACACCAGCGCGACGCTCTGGCCTTCGAGCATCCGTTCGACCAGGTCGCGCGACAGGCGCTGCTCGGTCTGCTCGCGGTAGCTGACCATGCGGTTTTTCGCGTCGACGCGCGCGAGCAGGCGGCCCGTTACCCGCGTGTCTTCGGCAGCGACCACGTCGACCTTCGCGAGCACGTCGGCCGCACGCGGCGAAAGATCGCCCATGTTGCCGATCGGCGTCGCGACGACGTAAAGCCGCCCTGCCACGGGTTAGAGACCCCAGTCTCGCGAATAACGGAAGTCGGTGTCGACGCTGCGCGAGGAGATCTTCGCGATGATCGGAAGGCGGCGCTTGAACTGCGACGAGCGCACCATGCGCGAGATCCGCTCGACGAAAGCGGCGTCGAAACCCATGTCCTGCAGCTCGCCGACGCTGCAGCGCTCGTCGACGAGGCGGTACAGCAGGCGGTCGACCTCGTGGTACGAAAATCCGAGCTCGGTCTCGTCGGTCTGGCCGCTCCACAGGTCGGCAGTCGGCGCTTTTTCGATCACCGCTGCCGGAAGGCCGAGATGCCGCGCCAGACCCCAGACCTGGGTCTTGTACAGGTCGCCGATCGGGTTGAGGGCCGACGCCATGTCGCCGTACAACGTGCCGTAGCCGAGCAGCAGCTCGGTCTTGTTCGTCGTGCCGATGACGAGGGCCTGGCGCGCAGCCGACTGGTCGTAGAGGACCGTCATGCGCTCGCGCGCCATCTTGTTTCCGCGCCGAAGGCGCGAAGCGTCGGGAGAAGCGGCGAAGTACGCATCGATCTGCGAGGTGATGTCGACGACGATCGTCTCGATGCCGAGACTGGCGGCGACTTCGCGCGCATCGGCAAGGCTTTCGGGGCTCGACGACTGGTACGGCATCATCACGCCGAGCACGTTGTCAGGCCCGAGCGCGCGCACGGCAACGGCCGCCGACACCGCGGAGTCGACGCCGCCGGAAAGGCCGAGCACGGCGCGGCCAACGCCGACTTTGCGCACCTCGTGAGCAAGGAAGCCGGTGAGAAGCTTCTCGACCACGGCAAATGCAGTGTCGGGAAACGCAGGGCCGACGAGCTGCAAAGGGGCAGGCTCCTGCTCCGGCACGATCACGGCCGGCGATTCGCCCATTTCGGCGAGCGCAGCGGAACTGGCAGCGTCGGTCTTCTTCGCACGCGCGCGAGGCTTCGCTGCAGCGGTCTTGCGGGAAGCGGCGCCGGCGGTTTTTCGCGGCGTTGCCGCTGCGGTCTTGCGCTTGACTGCCGGCTTTTCTGCTGGCGATGCGACGTCTGTCCGGCGCGATCGCTTGACAGCAGCCGGCTCGGCGCGTTGGCTCGCGGCAGCCTTGGCTGCCGGCGCCTTGGGCCCGGTCTTTTTCGGCGCAGCCTTGCGCCGCGGCTTGCTGCCGCTTTCGGAGCGAGTCGCCACTCAGCGATCCTTGCGCCCGCGGCCGCCAGGCTTGACGCCTCGCGGAAACGGCTTGCGCGCGGGGTCGGGCCTCTGGCGTTCCCGCGGCCCGCCCCCCTCACCGAAACGCGGCTTCGGCTTGAACCCGCCTTCGTCGCGGTCGCGAGCCGTGAAGCGGCCACGCGGGGGACTGAAGCGGCCGGGGCCGCCGACTCCTGTACGTCCGCGCGGAGCATCGTCCCGGCCTTCTTTGGCGCCGCCGAAGCGCGGCGCGAAACGATCGCGCGGCGGCCCGTCGGAACGATCTCGCGGCGGTGCACCGAAGCCACCCCGCGGCGGTCCGTCGGAGCGTTCTCTCGGCGGTGCGCCGAAACCGCCCCGCGGCGGTGCACCGAAGCGGCCCCGCGGCGGCCCGTCGAAGCGCGGACGCTCTGCGCCCTCGCCTTCTGCCCGATCACGGCCGAAATTCCTGCGCGGCGGCCGGTCGTCGCCGCCCTTGGAGAAGCGGTCTTCGCGAGGCATGCGGGCCCCTCGTTGCTCAAAGCTCCCGCGCGGGCGAAACGGCTTGCTGCCGAAGTCCCCTTCCTGCCGCGAGTCGTCGAACGCCTGCGGGGCGCCGAAGGGACGCGGCTTTCGATCGAAACGCTTCGGCGGGCTTTCTCCGTCGCCGCGGCGGGGCGGGCTGTCTGCGTCGCCGCGCCGCTCACGCAACGGCGGCGCCGGCGCCTTCTCCGACTCGACGACACGGCCGCGAATGCGCGCCAGCTCGTTGATCGTGAGATCGAGGTCCTCGTCGCGCACGAGCGGATTGGCGATGCGGCGGCGGCGAACGGCATCGTCCGAAAGCACCGCACTCTGCTGGTCTTCGTCATAGTAGGCGCAGCGCACGACGACTTCGCCTGCCGGAGAGACGATCTGGCTTCCTCCCCAGAACGTCACGCCATCTTCGACTCCGACGCGATTGCAGTAAGCGACCCACACGCCGAACGAGCGCGCCATCACCTGGATGTAGCTCTCCCACGTGCGCGCGTTCGCATCGGCCTCTCCCGGCGACGTCACGCCGCGGGCCGGGCTCGCCGACGGAACCACCAGCAGCGTCGCACCGTCGCACGCAGCGATCGTCACGGCGCTCGGGTGCAGCATGTCCTCGCAGATCAGCATCGCGACGCGGCCGGCGCGCGTGTCGAAGGCTGCAATCGAGCGGCCGCGCGCGAAGTAGCGCTGCTCGTCGAACATGCCGTACGTCGGCAGGTAGCACTTGCGGTGCACCGCCTTGCAGCTTCCGCCTTCGAAGTACGCAGCCGAGTTGTAAAAGAGATGATCGGGGGACTCTTCGACGAAGCCTGCGACGATCGCGATGTCGCTCGACAGCAGCTCGAGCTCCTTCCACGTGTCGCTGCCGCGCAGGATGGCAACGTCGGGCACCGAATCCTTCAGGCGATAACCGGCAAGGGCGAGCTCCGGAAAAACCAGCAGGTCGCAACCGTCGGCAACGGCCTTGGCCACCGCGGCGCGGTGCCGCTCGAGATTGGCGGCACCGTCCCCGAGCGCAGGCGAAACCTGTGCAAGGCCGATCCGGGGGCCTTTGGCGGGCCTCCGAAGGGAGTCATCTGCATTCGACATCGGGATCCTCTGGGTGCCGCCAGGGTCAGGGCACTCGCGCGCCCGCTTGCGGCTGGGTCGGCCGCCTTGGCCGCTGCCTGGAACGGGAGCGAGACCCTACGCGGGACCCCGTGGGATTGCGAGCGGGCCGAGGCCGGTTGCCGGCTGCGCCCGCGCGCCACTTGAGTGCGCGCAGCGCGCGTTCACGATGCGCCGATGCCGAACGTTCACGCCTGCATCAAGGAAGGGCCGGGCCAGGTGGCCTGGCGCGAGTTTCCCGTCGCCGATCCCGGTCCCGGCCAGGTGCTCGTGCGCACGACGCTGACGACGATCTGCGGATCCGACATCCACATCGTCGACGAGTTCGACATGGTTCCTCCCGGCATCCCGATGGGCCACGAATCCGTCGGCATCGTCGAAGCCGTTGGAGAAGGAGTCCAGACGCTTGCCGTCGGCGACCGCATTCTCGCTGCGTGCCTTACCGGATGCGGAAGCTGCGAGCGCTGCATCGACGACGAGCCCCAGGTCTGCATCACGCACGGCGCGCCGATGAACCTGCTGTTCGGAGGCCAGTCGGAGGCGTTCCTGCTCAGTGGCGCGGACTTTTCTTCCGCGCGCATCCCCGACTCCATCGACGACCGCCAGGCGCTGTTCGCGAGCGACATCATGTCGACGGGATTCGCGGCGATCGAAAGAGCCGGTTTTCGCGAAGGGCAGACGGTCGCGGTGTTCGCGCAGGGACCGGTCGGGCTTTGCGTAACGGCTGCCGCGAAGATGTACGGTGCCGGTACCATCATCGCGGTCGAAAGCGTGCCCGAGCGCGTCGCGATGGCAAAAAGGCTGGGCGCCGACGTCGTCGTCGCGCCGCAGACAGCGGTGGACGAGATCATGCGCCTGACGGGCGGCCGCGGCGTCGACGTCGCGGTCGAAGCCGTCGGTCGCCAGGACGCCCTCGACAACTGCTTTGCCGTTACCCGCTTCGGCGGCACCGTCTCGTCGGTCGGCGTCTACGGAGCCACCGGCCGAATCTCGATCCCGCTCGACGGCACCTTTCTTCACCGCCGTTTCGTGACGACGCTGTGCCCGACCGGCAGGAAGCGCCTCGATTACCTGCTGCGCCTGGTCGGCGACGGCAGAGTCGACCTGACCCCGCTTCTGACGCACGCGATGCCGATCTCCGAGGTCGCGGCGGCGTATGACCTTTTCCGCAGCCGCACCGGGGGCGTCATGAAGATCGCGCTTAGCTGATCCGCTGCCGGCTCGTCGCAGCCGCACCAGGCGTGCGCGCGACCATGCGCATCATCGACTCCTCGTCGCAGAGCGCAGCGACGTCGACGAGCGGCACCCACGCCAGTGCCCTGGATTCTTCGCTGACGGTGAGCGCTTCGGCCGGATCGGCTTCGAGCAGGAAGCGCACGTCGTAGTGCAGGTGCGCCGGCTCGCCCTTGCGCTCCGGAATCGCGTGCACGTCGCAATCGAAGATCGACGAGTCGACGACGCGAATGCTCGTGAGCCCCGATTCTTCGCGTGCCTCGCGCAGCGCGACCGCGACGATGTCGGGGTCCCCGTCCGCGTGCCCTCCGAGCTGCAGCCAGCGCCCGAGCTTGCGGTGATGGGTCAAGAGGCAGCGGTCTCGTTCAGCGTCGAGGATCCACGCCGATCCGGTCACGTGACCTTCGATATGGGAGCGCTCGAAACAGTCGGGCGTCGCTCGCACGAACGCTGCGATGCGCTCGCACGCCGCAGCATCGTTCGCAGAAAACGGACGGTACGAGCCGAGCAGCTCGAGCAGCGCATTGCGACGCATCGATGCGAAGAACGCCCGGGCCTCAGCTCCAGGCGAATACCGGCTGCTCGAAGTGCGCGACGCGGGTGCTGCGGCCCCAGATCGCGACCTCGCGCAGCTGGTAGAGCACGGCAGCTGTCGGCGCGTGGATGTTGGTGCCCATCAGCGGAATGGAAATCACGGGGCGCTGGCTTTCGGGGATCCGCCGCAGCTGCGGCACTTCGGGATGCTCGAGCTCGGCGATCGGGACGCGGTAGACCTCGGAGACCTCCGAAGGATTGGGCGTCAGCATGCTGTCGCGGCGCGCCCAGACGACGACCGGGGTGATCACGTAACCGGAGCGCGTCGGATAGTCGTCGAGAAGACCGAGCACGCGGTCGGCACCGACTTCGAGGCCGACTTCTTCGGCCAGCTCGCGCAGGGCCGCCACGGTGGCCGTCTCGCCGTGGTCGAGCCTGCCGCCGGGAAGAGCCCACTGGCGGCTGTGCGAGCGCATCTTTGCTGCCCGGCGCGTGAGCACGAAGCACGGACGCTGCTCCTCGTCGGCGAGCAGCGTGACCGCGACCGCAGCGGCTTTCAGGCAGGAACGGGGATAGGCGCGACGTTCGAACGTTTCGAGGTTCGCAGTGATGCGACGTCGCAGATCACAGTCGAACAGTAGCCCGAACGCGGCCATGCAACGAAGGATAACGCCAACCGAAGCGATGTCGAGCGACGATCTGCGCGCTCAGGTCGAAGTCGCGCGGTCGCGCCTCGCAGAGCGTGCCGCGACGGAGGAGCGAACGCCCCTATGGCGCGGAAGGCGTCGTTGCGACGTCGGGCGAAGAAGACGGCGTCGCAGCAGCGCCGGTGGCCGGCTGCTGAGCCGGAGCTTGCGGCGCCGCCGGCGGTGGCATCATTCCTGCTTTCGACTCGCTGTCCTGTCGCGGTGGCGCCGCCGGCAACTCGCCACCGGCCGCGGCCGGTGGCGGTTCGAATGCCGACAGGGCGCTGACGACCTGCGAGATCAGCTCGATCCGCATCTCGTGCGACAGCGCGTGCGATACTCCGGGCCAGGTCTTGAGCTTCGCATCGTAACCGTTGCTCTTTAACGCTTCGACCGACCAGTTCGCGCGGATCACCGGCACGAGCTTGTCGTTTTCGCCGTGCAGCGCGATGATTTTCGGCAGCGGGCGCACCTTGGATCTCTCGGCCGGCCACAGCGATTGCGGAAGCTCGCCGCTGACGGGGATGGCCACCGCGACCAGCTCCGGGTGCTCGGCCGCAAGCGCGAACGAGAGCATTCCACCCTGCGAGAATCCGCACACGATCGCGCGTGACGGACCGTGGTACCTTTCCGTCAGCGCGACGATGAGCTGCGCGATGCGCTCGGCCGAGGCCTGGATGCCCTTGCCCAGCTCCGCGCCGCCGTCATCCTCGTCGTCCGGGTGGAAGTCGAACCACGAAAAGCCGTCTTCGCCGTGCGGCATCGGCCCGCGCGGAAAGATCAGCCGGGCCTTGGACGGAAGCTCGTCGAGCAGGAGCCGGAACGACTGGGGGTTGTCGCCGAGACCGTGGATCGCGACGACGAGCGGCAGCGGATCGGTCGCCGCAGCACCGCCGGTGACGATCTGCAGGTACGAAAGGCCGCTGGCCTTGTCGTCGAGGAGATCGTCGGCGCGCGCGATGCTGCCTGAAGCGACAACGAGCATGACGCCAAATGCGGCAGCGGCGGCGACCGCCGCCATCCGGAGGCGCTGACTCGCGCTGCGACCCCGCTGGAGAATGTTCGTCACGAGACACGTTCGGCGGCGATCGTTCCCGATTCGAGAAGGGATTCGATCTGCCCCGGGGAGTAGCCGGCTTCTTCGAGAACCTGGCGCGTGTGGGCGCCGAGGCAAGGAGCCGCGGCCAGCGGATCGACGCGGGAGCGCTCGAAGCGCGGCGCCGGTCCCGGCCTGGTGATCCCGTCGGCGCGCACGAAGGTGCCGCGCGCCGCCATGTGAGGATGATCGGCCGCTTCGGCGATCGTCAGCACCGGAGCGAAACAGGCATCGCTGCCCTCGAGAACTTCGCACCACTGGTCGCGGGTGCGCGTGCGGAATACCGCTTCGAGCCGCTCGCGCATTGCCGGCCAGGCGTCGCGATCGTGCTGGAAGCCCATTTCCGCGGCGTCGATGCCGAGGCGCGCGAGGAGCTCGGCCCAGAACTGCGGCTCGATGGCGCCGACGCTGACGAACTTGTCGTCGGCCGTGCGATAGGTGCCGTAGAACGGCGCGCCGCCGTCGAGGAAATTCGCGCCGCGACGGTCCTGCCAGAACCCGATCTGCTGCATGACGTAGAAGATCGACATCAGCGAGGCAGCGCCGTCGACCATTGCCGCATCGACGACGTCGCCCTTGCCCGATCGTACTCTCTCCAGAAGCGCCGCCAGCACTCCGGTCACGAGGTAGAGCGCGCCGCCCCCGAAATCGCCGACGAGATTGAGCGGAGGCACCGGCGAGTCTTCACCGCCGACCGCGTGAAGGGCGCCGGTCAGCGCGACGTAATTGATGTCGTGGCCGGCGGCCGATGCCAGCGGCCCCTGCTGGCCCCATCCCGTCATGCGCCCGTAAACGAGGCGCGAATTGCGGATCATGCACGCCTGGGGACCGATGCCGAGGCGTTCGGCAACGCCGGGACGGAATCCTTCGAGCAGGACGTCGGCGCTCTCGGCAAGACGGAGCACGACTTCGACGCCGCGCTCGGTCTTCAGGTCGACGGCGATCGAGCGGCGCCCGCGACCGAGCACGTCCAGGTGAGGATCGTTCCACGTGCTGCCGGGATCGGGGCGGGTGCGGTCGACGCGGATGACGTCGGCACCGAGGTCGGAAAGCAGCATGCCGGCGAATGGAACCGGACCGATGGCCGCAATCTCGAGGACACGAAGGCCGGACAAGGGTCCGGGGCGGCGTGGCATGCTGGCTGCATAGGTGCCGGGGCAGGCGAATTCAACAATGCGCGGTCGCTGGAGGCAACGGGCTCGACCGGGCGCCGCATGGGTCGCGTGCGGCTCCACGCAAGAAAAAGAAGCTGTCAGAACAGGCGGCCGAGCAGCGCGGCGATCGCGTTCTCGACGCGAAGCGGGCGCGGGCCGAGCGTCACGCTTCGAAGGCCCGCGGATTCGAGCATTCCGAGCTCGAACTCGTTGAAGCCGCCCTCGGGGCCGACGACGAGCGTTACCGGCGCGCCGTCGGCGCGCGGGCAGGGCTGCCCGGTGCGCGGGTGCGCGACCAGCGCGAGGGTTCCTTCGCACAGAGGCGCAAGCTCGTCCTCGACGAACGGGCGAAATCGCACGTGCTTGCTGACGACGGGCAGCATCGTGTCGCAGCCCTGCTCCAGGCCGGCGACGAGCTCGCGGTGGATCGCTTCGTCGGCGAGCACCGGGCTCTTCCAGTACGATTTTTCCACCCGCTGCGAGCCGATAAGGACGATTCTCTTGACGCCGAACGACGTCGCGCCGGCGAGCACTCGGTGCATCACGCGCGGCCTCGGCAGCGCCAGCACGAGCGTGCAGGCGAGCGGCGCCGGCGGATCCGTATCCAGTGCGATCTCGAGCTCCACCGCTTCGTCGTCGGCGCGGCGCACGAGGCCCGTTCCGATCCTGCCGCCGAGCACGCCGACTTTCAGCGTTCGCCCCGCCTCGGCGCGGTGCACCTCGAGGATGTGCCGGGCGCGGCGGTCGCGGAGCACTGCGACGTTGCCGTCGATTTCGCAGGCGTCGACGAGGACCAGGTTCATTTGCCGAGCCGGTGCGCCAGCGAATCGTCGTCGAAGGACCAGGGTCCGGTGCGAGTGCGGCTTCTGAGGCACCCGGTGAGCGTCGCCAGGAAACGCTCGCGCGGCCACTGCTCGGCGCCGAGGCTGGCCAGATGGTCATTGCGCACCTGGCAATCGATCAGGTCGAAGCCCCACGTCTCCAGCTGGCGAACCAGGTGCACCAGCGAAACCTTCGAGGCATCACGCTCGCGCGAGAACATCGACTCGCCGAAGAACGCGGTGCCGAGGGAGACACCGTACAGCCCGCCGACCAGCGCACCGTCGTGCCATGCCTCGACGCTGTGCGCGAAACCGAGATCGTACAGCGTCTCGTACGCGCGAATCATGTCGGCGGTGATCCAGGTGCCGGCAGGGCCGTCGCGCCTGGTCATGGCGCAGGCGCGGATCACGTCGCCGAAAGCTCGGTCGAGCGTAACCTCGTAGCGGCCCGAGCGGACACGGCGAGCCAGCGAGTGGTGCACGACGAGCGTCTTCGGCGTCAGCACGCCGCGGGGATCCGGCGAGAACCAGAGGATCGGCGTCTCGTCGCTGTACCACGGAAAGATTCCCATCGCGTAGGCGAGCAGCAGCCGATCGGTCGCAAGATCGCCTCCGACAGCGAGCAGGCCGCTAGGCTCGGCTTC
This genomic interval carries:
- a CDS encoding acylphosphatase — its product is MKGGQLLRLRLVISGRVQGVWFREATRQQAERLGVRGWVRNCADGSVEAVLEGESAAVRELEKWCHEGPSAARVLEVQSNAEPVASEKSFRVLH
- a CDS encoding phosphotriesterase-related protein, coding for MPTQTTVQTVTGPVAVSDLGPTLMHEHMIIGYPGWESDTVRPGPRRDNMIAMCKDRIDEMRGHGVTTMLDPCPNDLGRDVEFAAEMAARTGFQVICATGLYKEDEGGAPYWKFRGNFGSGADAMAEVFIRELTVGIGDTGIKAGIIKVATGQPAISDYERNILVAAAKASVETGAPITTHTDHGVLGNEQQKILTENGVPAHRIIIGHSCGTDDHDYHMNIVRGGSYLGFDRFGLEVLQPDAKRVASLLALLKKGAASRVVVSHDSVWCWRGEPIPNTEMFAEMLAVWTPSHFFTGIVPKLIEGGATREQIETMLVANPRRFFAGDPLPALA
- a CDS encoding 2'-5' RNA ligase family protein, whose amino-acid sequence is MSRSNWFVALPVEAGGWWSRVPPAPPSVRLFDPSDLHVTVAFLGPVSEDAAHAAFEVAAQWPAAALDVVLGPLRAMGNPRRASAFSSIVADPQRVLAGAITAVRGRMCELAGARSDDRPPLPHVTIARPGRRADRAARDEARQWLAGVDLGAPCVRLERIALYTWSEDRSVRQFRTVGSIELGDSPG
- the rsmI gene encoding 16S rRNA (cytidine(1402)-2'-O)-methyltransferase, translating into MAGRLYVVATPIGNMGDLSPRAADVLAKVDVVAAEDTRVTGRLLARVDAKNRMVSYREQTEQRLSRDLVERMLEGQSVALVSDAGTPTISDPGYRLVHAAAEAGIEIVSVPGPSAVVALLSISGLPTDRFRFEGFPPPRAAARRRLLESLRAEATTVVFYESPHRIVEFLGEVAEALGDPPVAAGRELTKMHEEVVRGSASQVAAHFAAKEPRGEFVVAVHLEGEAESLTGQALEREVAALSARGVPAREIAAELKPRGAHRREVYEALRKLASAT
- a CDS encoding NAD+ synthase, coding for MQLVGPAFPDTAFAVVEKLLTGFLAHEVRKVGVGRAVLGLSGGVDSAVSAAVAVRALGPDNVLGVMMPYQSSSPESLADAREVAASLGIETIVVDITSQIDAYFAASPDASRLRRGNKMARERMTVLYDQSAARQALVIGTTNKTELLLGYGTLYGDMASALNPIGDLYKTQVWGLARHLGLPAAVIEKAPTADLWSGQTDETELGFSYHEVDRLLYRLVDERCSVGELQDMGFDAAFVERISRMVRSSQFKRRLPIIAKISSRSVDTDFRYSRDWGL
- a CDS encoding nitrilase-related carbon-nitrogen hydrolase, encoding MSNADDSLRRPAKGPRIGLAQVSPALGDGAANLERHRAAVAKAVADGCDLLVFPELALAGYRLKDSVPDVAILRGSDTWKELELLSSDIAIVAGFVEESPDHLFYNSAAYFEGGSCKAVHRKCYLPTYGMFDEQRYFARGRSIAAFDTRAGRVAMLICEDMLHPSAVTIAACDGATLLVVPSASPARGVTSPGEADANARTWESYIQVMARSFGVWVAYCNRVGVEDGVTFWGGSQIVSPAGEVVVRCAYYDEDQQSAVLSDDAVRRRRIANPLVRDEDLDLTINELARIRGRVVESEKAPAPPLRERRGDADSPPRRGDGESPPKRFDRKPRPFGAPQAFDDSRQEGDFGSKPFRPRGSFEQRGARMPREDRFSKGGDDRPPRRNFGRDRAEGEGAERPRFDGPPRGRFGAPPRGGFGAPPRERSDGPPRGGFGAPPRDRSDGPPRDRFAPRFGGAKEGRDDAPRGRTGVGGPGRFSPPRGRFTARDRDEGGFKPKPRFGEGGGPRERQRPDPARKPFPRGVKPGGRGRKDR
- a CDS encoding zinc-binding dehydrogenase is translated as MPNVHACIKEGPGQVAWREFPVADPGPGQVLVRTTLTTICGSDIHIVDEFDMVPPGIPMGHESVGIVEAVGEGVQTLAVGDRILAACLTGCGSCERCIDDEPQVCITHGAPMNLLFGGQSEAFLLSGADFSSARIPDSIDDRQALFASDIMSTGFAAIERAGFREGQTVAVFAQGPVGLCVTAAAKMYGAGTIIAVESVPERVAMAKRLGADVVVAPQTAVDEIMRLTGGRGVDVAVEAVGRQDALDNCFAVTRFGGTVSSVGVYGATGRISIPLDGTFLHRRFVTTLCPTGRKRLDYLLRLVGDGRVDLTPLLTHAMPISEVAAAYDLFRSRTGGVMKIALS
- a CDS encoding NUDIX hydrolase is translated as MRRNALLELLGSYRPFSANDAAACERIAAFVRATPDCFERSHIEGHVTGSAWILDAERDRCLLTHHRKLGRWLQLGGHADGDPDIVAVALREAREESGLTSIRVVDSSIFDCDVHAIPERKGEPAHLHYDVRFLLEADPAEALTVSEESRALAWVPLVDVAALCDEESMMRMVARTPGAAATSRQRIS
- a CDS encoding CoA pyrophosphatase, producing MAAFGLLFDCDLRRRITANLETFERRAYPRSCLKAAAVAVTLLADEEQRPCFVLTRRAAKMRSHSRQWALPGGRLDHGETATVAALRELAEEVGLEVGADRVLGLLDDYPTRSGYVITPVVVWARRDSMLTPNPSEVSEVYRVPIAELEHPEVPQLRRIPESQRPVISIPLMGTNIHAPTAAVLYQLREVAIWGRSTRVAHFEQPVFAWS
- a CDS encoding alpha/beta fold hydrolase yields the protein MAAVAAAAAFGVMLVVASGSIARADDLLDDKASGLSYLQIVTGGAAATDPLPLVVAIHGLGDNPQSFRLLLDELPSKARLIFPRGPMPHGEDGFSWFDFHPDDEDDGGAELGKGIQASAERIAQLIVALTERYHGPSRAIVCGFSQGGMLSFALAAEHPELVAVAIPVSGELPQSLWPAERSKVRPLPKIIALHGENDKLVPVIRANWSVEALKSNGYDAKLKTWPGVSHALSHEMRIELISQVVSALSAFEPPPAAAGGELPAAPPRQDSESKAGMMPPPAAPQAPAQQPATGAAATPSSSPDVATTPSAP